Genomic window (Thermoplasmata archaeon):
TCTCTCGAGCCCACGCCTTCGCCTCGGACCGAGTGTAGTGCATGAATCCCCCCGCTCGAATCCTCCGCCGGGCGCCAAACTCAGCGCGAGCCGATCACTATCCCCGAAATCGACGGGATTCCGGGGCCCCCACCCTTCGCAATGAGGAACTCGTACTCCTCACCCCGGCGCACCTCGTCCACAATCCGATGCCCCTTCCGATCCGCCCAGGCACGTACGTCGATCCGATTCGGGACATTATCCACCCGGACCCGGGCTAGGCTACCCGACGGAAGGTCGGCGAACTTCTGCTCGAGTCGAGCGATCGCTCCCTTGCACGACCTCAACGTTCCGTCAACCGTGAAGGCGACGGTGGGGGAGTTCATGATAGGACTCGAGGCGCGGAAGGTTCCACTTTAGCAAACACATCGACCTTCCCGGTCAGCCGTCGCTGGAGTTCGTCACGAAGCGCCGCGACCGCGGAGGCGACGACGTTTCCGCTCTCGCGGTCGCCGTTCGTGCACACCGCTCCCCGAACTCCGACGATGTCGGGATTGATCCGAACGAGGGCATGAAGGTCCGTCACCTTGAGGGCTCCCGAGAGCGCCGTGCTCATGCCCGCCTCCTTCGCCTCCAGGACGAGGTCCTTCAATGTGGGCTCTTGGATGAAATCGAAGAGATTTCGCCCATCCTTGATGAGCGTGTCGATGAGGATGCCATCGCTCCGACTCTCCTTGCCAAGTTTCACCACGAGCGTGGGGTCGATTCCTTCATAGAGGTGACTGTCGGCGAACGTCGCGGCGATGAGCTTGGTATCGGATCCCTCCAGCGCGCGTCGGCTCTCCCGGAGGATCCGTAGCGCGGTCGCGTAGTCACTCTGGACGAACCCGACCTTCACGGAGGTCGCGCCCAGAGCCGCGGCACCATAGACCGCCAGGGCCACGGTCCCTGCTTGATTCGGTGCCACGCCGAGGGTGACGCTCACATGGATCTGCTTCGGAAAGGCGTTCCGGACCTCTCGAATAACCGGGGGAAAGTTCGACCCCACCATCATTTCGCGCAGGTTCTTCACATCCACGATGTCGGCCCCTCCGGCGACCGCCTCGCGTGCCTCCTCGAGATTCTGGACGCTGACCATCAGCATCATCGCACACCTTCCTGGCGGGTTACGGGCGGTCCCCGGCGCGTCCCGAGTTCGAATTCGGACCAACAAGGGAGGCCTACCCCGTGGCTGGCCCCTCCAGAGAGATTCACCGACCCGACCCTTCGCACCATAGGCGAGGCTACGTAACCCGGCACCCTAACCACCGAGGCCTATTAGGAGGGATCTGGAGTAAAGCCTCCTCGTCAACTGAACTTGACCTCAATGGATGCGGAGTGCCCTGGATGCCGTCCGCTTTCAACGCTAGAAACGGTCGGTCGGCTCCTCACCGGCTTTCTCGGGGCGGAAGCCTCAGTGGCCGGCGCGACCCGGTCGTCGCGGCGTTCGCCCGGACGGTCCCCGCCCGCCGGACTCCGGCCGAAACCCCGAGGTCAACAACCCCTGGAGCAGGTCCGCATGCTTCCGCTCGTCGGCCTCCATGCTGGCGACCAAGATCGCCATCGTCCCCCTCAGGTGGCGGGCTAGCTCCGTGTCGGCCTGGGCCTCGGCGCGTCGCTCCCCCTCGATGAGCACCTCGATCTCCTTGGGAGTGATACCGGCCACGAATGCCCCAAAGACCCCCCGTTCGATGTACGGACCCAGCGACGCGACGATCTCGGCGTGCCTTAGGCTGTCCGAGGCGATCTGTCTGAGGATTGTCCGGGTGAGTTCGTCGCCGGCGCGCTGAGCCAAGCGCATGCACTGCGTCACGGCCACCTGCTCGGCCCTTACTCGGAGGCGCAGCTGTTTGGTGAGTTGTCGAATCGGAATCGCGGTCTCGTCGTGAGGTAAGGTCGCCCGGGAAGGCCGCTCCGGGGAGCGGGAGAGCTCCGAAAGCGAGGCGGCGCTCTCCAGCACGATTCGGGTAGGTCCCCGTCCTTCTCCATGGGCCGCGATGAGACGCTCTACTGCGGGACGAATGATCGCCGGGGCGCGTTCGTCGGTGGAGAACTGCGGGAACCCTCGCTCCAACCGCTTCCCCGAAAGATATTGGGAAATGGCCGAGGGGGCAAGCCCGAGGAGTTCGGCCATCCGGCGAGACGACAATCCGAGGTGTTCTACCCCTTCCCGGGCGGCTAACGCTTGGAACAGTTGGACCCACGAAGTCGCGGCCGTGCGTTTGCGTGCCATGGTCGAACTGTGAGCGGACCCCCTTAGTACGCATATTCTTACTGTGAACTTAATGGTATCGTAGTCACATACATAACGACTAAATACTCACCTCCGAGTTCACAGACCAGGGGTCTCGAACGTGCCGGTCGCCGATAC
Coding sequences:
- a CDS encoding sulfurtransferase TusA family protein, which encodes MNSPTVAFTVDGTLRSCKGAIARLEQKFADLPSGSLARVRVDNVPNRIDVRAWADRKGHRIVDEVRRGEEYEFLIAKGGGPGIPSISGIVIGSR
- a CDS encoding (5-formylfuran-3-yl)methyl phosphate synthase, which gives rise to MMLMVSVQNLEEAREAVAGGADIVDVKNLREMMVGSNFPPVIREVRNAFPKQIHVSVTLGVAPNQAGTVALAVYGAAALGATSVKVGFVQSDYATALRILRESRRALEGSDTKLIAATFADSHLYEGIDPTLVVKLGKESRSDGILIDTLIKDGRNLFDFIQEPTLKDLVLEAKEAGMSTALSGALKVTDLHALVRINPDIVGVRGAVCTNGDRESGNVVASAVAALRDELQRRLTGKVDVFAKVEPSAPRVLS